CCGGCAGCCTCGGTTCGGCGGGCGAAGACCCCTGGTCCCTGATCACGACACGCGGGCAATTCCAGGCCCTGGCCCAAGGCGCCGCGCCGCGCCGCGTGGTCGGCGTGCCGCCGGTCCGCGAGACCCTGCAGGAGCAGCGCGGCGGCGACCCTCTGGCAGCACCCTTCGCCGTGCCGCGCAACGATGACGTCCCGACCCTGGCCGAAATGGCGCGGGCCGCCTTGAACGTCCTGGACGAGGACCCGGACGGCTTCTGCCTGCTGATCGAGGGGGGCGCCGTGGACTGGGCGAGCCACGACGGCCGGGCGGGGCGGATGATCGAGGAGATGACGGAGTTCAACCGGGCGGTCGAAGCCGTGCTGGCCGGATTGGACGAGCGCGGGCTGCTCGGCGAGACCCTCGTCGTGGTCACCGCGGACCACGAGAGCGGCCACCTGGCCGGTCCCGTGCCGGCCTACGTGTTCCTCACCGGCGATCACACCAACTCGCTGGTGCCGCTCTTCGCGCGTGGGCCGGGCAGCGGGTCGTTCGCCGCCCTCGCCGACGACACCGATCCCGTCCGCGGACCCTACCTCGACAACTGCGAGCTCGGCGAGGTGCTCGTCGGCGCCGCCGGTTCGGTCGTCGGCTTGCGCAGCAGCCGCACCGACGGTCCCGCGGGGTCGAACACGAACACCGGCAGGGACGACTGAAGGTTGATGCGCCGGGCCACCCCGTCGAGCAGGTTCGCGAGGACCGTGTCCGCGCCCGCGCGACCGAGCTGGCCAGCGCGCGGCAGCGCCACGCCCGCCAGCGGAT
The window above is part of the bacterium genome. Proteins encoded here:
- a CDS encoding alkaline phosphatase; translation: MFPHLLITLCLAAGAAAPRNVVLFIADGAGFLHYEAARLHEQDPTGRQVYDGWPVRLAMCTPPDGGAYDPGQMWRDPAWCDRDPTDSAAAITAMTTGVKTVNGRLAVDPRGEPLVTLAQAMAAAGKSTGVVTTVPFVHATPAGFAVSCRDRGAYLEIARLMLGGGELDVVMGAGHPWYDAGGRRCDVADYSRVGGAATWDSLVAGSLGSAGEDPWSLITTRGQFQALAQGAAPRRVVGVPPVRETLQEQRGGDPLAAPFAVPRNDDVPTLAEMARAALNVLDEDPDGFCLLIEGGAVDWASHDGRAGRMIEEMTEFNRAVEAVLAGLDERGLLGETLVVVTADHESGHLAGPVPAYVFLTGDHTNSLVPLFARGPGSGSFAALADDTDPVRGPYLDNCELGEVLVGAAGSVVGLRSSRTDGPAGSNTNTGRDD